From Phycisphaeraceae bacterium, a single genomic window includes:
- a CDS encoding OmpA family protein produces MKNRSWMVYSTVALLALLTLGPVGCVSQRQYDDQVKLYRRSQEQVAQLQAQIEELNARIKALTEAARPGDADLADKLAKALADRDAMAKKLQDALDKLAQGSGTYGPLPSDLDQALRDLAASDPNLMEYDSKLGMVRFKSDLTFALGSTEVTAEGKRALQKLADILARPVAQGYEARIVGHTDNVRIARAETRAKHPTNWHLSVHRSIAVKDVLAGAGVPEVRIGVAGYGQNRPVVPNGQRGAAQNRRVEIFLVPNNYTGPGTAGEGAAAAAPVEVAPAPAPAPAPAPAEVDDPAFK; encoded by the coding sequence GTGAAAAATCGTTCATGGATGGTTTACTCGACGGTGGCACTTTTGGCTCTGCTGACGCTGGGCCCGGTTGGTTGCGTATCGCAGCGTCAATATGACGATCAGGTCAAGCTCTACCGCCGCAGTCAGGAACAGGTCGCGCAGCTTCAGGCGCAGATCGAGGAACTCAACGCCCGCATCAAGGCTCTGACCGAGGCTGCCAGACCGGGAGATGCCGACCTTGCCGACAAGCTCGCCAAGGCACTGGCGGATCGTGACGCGATGGCGAAGAAACTTCAGGACGCGCTCGATAAGCTCGCCCAGGGCAGCGGCACGTATGGCCCGCTGCCGAGCGACCTCGATCAGGCGTTGCGCGATCTGGCCGCGTCCGACCCGAACCTCATGGAATATGACTCGAAGCTCGGCATGGTCCGCTTCAAGAGCGACCTGACCTTCGCACTCGGCAGCACCGAAGTCACCGCGGAAGGTAAACGCGCGCTCCAGAAACTGGCGGACATTCTCGCACGGCCGGTAGCGCAGGGTTACGAAGCACGGATCGTCGGCCACACCGACAACGTGCGCATCGCACGGGCTGAAACCAGAGCCAAGCACCCGACCAACTGGCACCTCTCGGTCCACCGCTCGATCGCGGTCAAGGATGTGCTGGCGGGCGCAGGGGTGCCTGAGGTGCGCATCGGTGTGGCGGGCTATGGCCAGAACCGACCCGTGGTCCCCAACGGCCAGCGAGGTGCAGCACAGAATCGCCGTGTCGAGATTTTCCTCGTACCCAACAACTACACCGGCCCGGGCACCGCAGGTGAAGGCGCAGCAGCGGCGGCCCCCGTCGAAGTCGCCCCGGCCCCGGCACCGGCTCCAGCGCCAGCACCGGCGGAAGTGGATGATCCCGCATTCAAATAA
- a CDS encoding amidohydrolase family protein: MWVCKGNGVYPLRVIRIEAGSYVSQPWVRGADIAETRAIRWTIAMSEPLTTIFRAGAVRDAAPREVAPQGPVNLSPGAVAVCEGRIVAVGGWSEVERAVGRPVRLRVVDLPDRLILPAMTNAHAHLDLTDIGAVPYPSTGRDFIRWIEMVIRSRPRTQEQIETAVRNGLRMSRQSGVGMVGDIAGSETAVRARWCASEEIRLPGCSYLECFGIGAGESAAAGQATLRRDRLWDELKPNPQGINRVGLQPHAPYSAGIELFRAAGDPPFTAACSTHLAETPEEDQFIRHGSGPFVELLKRLGKWDESIKPTGHSPVEYLAPVLRTSRWVVAHCNEVSDRDIELLASTKAAVAYCPLASEYFEHAGHRYRDMLEAGVNVCIGTDSLICQPPHESQPLGVMPQLRRLYRRDRTDPGVLLAMATWRGEAALCGRSYAEVETIRVGCHAALAAVRFDPAVSADALTQALLNDEPVEPLADAAAFL, encoded by the coding sequence GTGTGGGTCTGTAAAGGCAACGGGGTGTACCCGCTGCGAGTTATACGGATCGAGGCGGGGAGTTACGTTTCCCAGCCGTGGGTACGCGGGGCGGACATTGCGGAAACCCGCGCGATCCGATGGACTATCGCCATGAGCGAGCCGTTGACGACAATCTTTCGCGCCGGTGCGGTGCGGGACGCAGCCCCTCGTGAGGTCGCGCCGCAAGGCCCGGTGAATCTCAGCCCCGGTGCGGTGGCGGTGTGCGAGGGGCGGATTGTGGCGGTTGGCGGATGGTCCGAGGTCGAGCGCGCGGTTGGGCGTCCTGTGCGGCTGCGCGTCGTTGATCTGCCCGACCGGCTGATTTTGCCGGCCATGACCAACGCCCATGCGCATCTGGACCTGACGGACATCGGAGCGGTGCCTTACCCCAGCACGGGCCGTGACTTTATCCGGTGGATTGAGATGGTGATCCGGTCCAGGCCGCGCACACAGGAGCAGATCGAGACCGCGGTGCGAAATGGTCTGCGGATGAGTCGTCAATCAGGTGTGGGAATGGTCGGTGACATCGCAGGCAGTGAAACAGCGGTTCGTGCCCGCTGGTGTGCCTCAGAGGAAATACGGTTACCCGGATGCAGTTATCTCGAATGTTTCGGTATCGGCGCAGGAGAGTCAGCAGCAGCGGGACAGGCGACTCTGCGGCGCGATCGGCTGTGGGATGAGTTGAAGCCCAACCCGCAGGGAATAAATCGGGTCGGCTTGCAACCGCACGCACCTTACTCGGCAGGGATCGAGCTTTTTCGGGCTGCGGGTGATCCGCCTTTTACCGCTGCCTGCTCGACCCATCTCGCAGAGACACCGGAAGAAGATCAATTCATACGGCACGGCAGCGGGCCGTTTGTCGAGTTGCTTAAGCGTCTGGGCAAATGGGACGAATCCATCAAACCCACGGGGCATAGTCCGGTTGAGTATCTGGCCCCGGTCCTCAGGACGAGTCGTTGGGTGGTTGCCCACTGCAACGAAGTTTCCGATCGTGACATCGAGCTACTCGCCAGCACGAAAGCAGCGGTTGCCTATTGTCCTCTCGCCAGTGAATACTTTGAGCACGCGGGACACCGTTACCGGGACATGCTGGAAGCGGGGGTCAATGTGTGCATCGGGACTGATTCGCTGATTTGTCAGCCGCCTCACGAGTCGCAACCTCTGGGGGTGATGCCTCAGCTTCGTCGTCTCTACCGCCGTGACCGCACGGATCCAGGTGTTCTGCTGGCGATGGCGACCTGGCGCGGTGAGGCAGCATTGTGCGGGCGGTCTTACGCCGAGGTGGAAACCATCCGTGTCGGTTGTCACGCTGCGCTGGCGGCGGTTCGGTTTGACCCCGCCGTTTCAGCCGACGCACTGACGCAGGCATTGCTGAATGACGAACCGGTTGAGCCGTTGGCTGATGCGGCCGCTTTCCTCTGA
- a CDS encoding NAD(P)-dependent oxidoreductase, with protein MTPIQHVGYIGLGIMGGAMAQNLLKGGYKVTVWNRTIIKADALRAVGAAVATSPADLASRRPDVICINVTDTPDVEAILFGDNGLATQASPGLIVVDHSTISPVATQEFAQRLAARHVTLLDAPVSGGDVGARNATLSIMVGGPADAFERMLPMLQKVGKTITHLGPAGMGQVCKACNQIAVALTLMGTCEAIALAKKSGLDVEKMLQVVGAGAGASWQISNLGPRIAQGDHNPGFMIDLILKDLAIVGDTSRRLQLPLAGTALAENYFRAVAAGGGGRLGTQAMCRLLEQLGNFKIK; from the coding sequence ATGACTCCCATCCAACACGTCGGATACATCGGCCTGGGCATCATGGGTGGTGCGATGGCGCAGAACCTTCTCAAAGGCGGGTACAAAGTCACCGTGTGGAATCGCACCATTATCAAAGCTGACGCACTCCGGGCGGTCGGCGCAGCCGTCGCCACCTCACCAGCCGACCTGGCGTCGCGCAGACCCGATGTGATCTGCATCAATGTCACCGACACGCCCGATGTCGAAGCGATTCTGTTCGGAGATAACGGGCTGGCGACTCAGGCGTCACCCGGCCTGATCGTCGTGGACCACTCGACGATCAGCCCCGTAGCTACGCAGGAGTTTGCGCAGCGATTGGCGGCCCGACACGTCACGTTGCTCGATGCGCCGGTTTCAGGCGGCGATGTCGGCGCACGCAACGCGACATTATCCATCATGGTTGGCGGTCCGGCGGATGCCTTTGAGCGCATGCTGCCGATGCTTCAGAAGGTCGGCAAGACGATCACGCATCTTGGACCGGCAGGCATGGGTCAGGTTTGCAAGGCATGCAATCAGATTGCAGTGGCGCTGACTCTGATGGGTACGTGCGAAGCGATCGCACTGGCGAAAAAAAGCGGCCTGGATGTGGAGAAGATGCTTCAGGTGGTCGGTGCCGGGGCCGGTGCGTCGTGGCAGATTTCCAACCTTGGCCCGCGCATCGCGCAGGGCGATCACAATCCCGGATTCATGATTGATCTGATCCTTAAGGATCTGGCGATCGTCGGGGACACGTCCCGCCGGTTACAACTGCCGCTGGCAGGCACCGCGCTGGCGGAGAATTATTTCCGCGCGGTGGCGGCTGGCGGAGGCGGTCGGCTCGGTACGCAGGCGATGTGCCGCCTGCTCGAACAACTCGGTAATTTCAAAATCAAATAA